The following are encoded in a window of Sulfitobacter sp. S190 genomic DNA:
- a CDS encoding bifunctional UDP-sugar hydrolase/5'-nucleotidase, with the protein MLHADPNAPTARARLRVLATTDLHGTMLAHDYIKDQPAPGTGLAGLAHLIAQARHEAIEDGRACVLFDNGDTFQGTPLATWLAQADPSEPNCIVDTFNHLRYTAVGVGNHDFDHGQPYLAALAGRLGMPILTSNLSGVDLTPLESSALIDVPLDGHPDAPLRIGLLSVLPQETANWHRHHLGAALEIEDPGPFVRKASAHLRTRGADIIIVLAHMGAGYGATEEPRLRGALAIAQTNTVDAMIIGHTHRRLPSLTYEKRIGIDSEGGTLAGVPAVMPGHNGSDLGLIDIEMQRGPQGGWQIATAQSALRPQHLHTPPDPDVSAICTPAHIATQRALEEPVAQIGETLHSCFSLLTPAPTQRLIARAMHLLAQQQGLENSLGGLPIIAATAAHGTGGRDGPENYVQIAPGVVRRRHIAGLVPFNDQLMCVRTSGHAVREWLEHSASLFHTIQPRDESQPLLNPDVPAFQYDTIFGLRYRIDLSRKPGERIGDMMCNGIPLRDDDRFALLTTQFRVAGGGNYPGCALDDILHHDLGDLPRALAFVLRTDPADPWSGAVPWSFAALGARPVHMDISPQAQAHFSDIAHLAPSVQGMTENGFARLQVIL; encoded by the coding sequence ATGCTGCATGCCGATCCCAACGCCCCGACCGCGCGCGCCCGACTTCGGGTGCTGGCGACGACGGATCTGCACGGAACGATGCTGGCGCATGACTACATCAAGGACCAACCGGCTCCCGGCACGGGGCTTGCCGGGCTCGCCCACCTGATCGCGCAGGCCCGCCACGAAGCGATAGAGGACGGACGCGCGTGTGTCCTGTTCGACAACGGCGATACGTTTCAGGGCACGCCGCTGGCCACGTGGCTGGCACAGGCGGACCCATCCGAACCCAACTGCATCGTCGATACGTTCAACCACCTGCGCTATACGGCCGTGGGTGTCGGCAATCACGACTTCGACCACGGCCAACCCTATCTTGCCGCCCTTGCCGGACGGCTCGGCATGCCCATCCTGACCTCCAATCTGAGCGGTGTTGACCTGACCCCGCTGGAATCGAGCGCGTTGATCGACGTGCCGCTCGACGGGCACCCCGACGCGCCGCTGCGTATCGGTCTGTTGTCGGTGCTGCCGCAGGAAACCGCGAACTGGCACCGTCACCACCTCGGGGCGGCTCTCGAAATCGAGGATCCTGGCCCGTTCGTACGCAAGGCCAGCGCGCACCTGCGCACCCGCGGCGCGGATATCATCATCGTGCTGGCCCACATGGGCGCGGGCTATGGCGCAACCGAAGAACCACGCCTGCGCGGGGCGCTGGCCATCGCCCAGACCAACACGGTCGATGCCATGATCATCGGCCACACCCACCGCCGCCTGCCGTCGCTCACCTACGAAAAACGCATCGGCATCGACAGCGAAGGCGGCACGCTTGCCGGGGTGCCCGCGGTGATGCCCGGACACAACGGCTCCGATCTGGGGCTCATCGACATCGAAATGCAGCGCGGGCCGCAGGGTGGCTGGCAAATCGCCACGGCCCAGAGCGCCCTGCGCCCGCAACACCTGCACACGCCGCCTGATCCGGATGTCTCGGCGATCTGCACGCCCGCACACATCGCAACCCAACGCGCGCTGGAAGAACCCGTCGCCCAGATCGGTGAAACGCTGCACAGTTGCTTTTCGTTGCTGACCCCTGCCCCCACACAGCGCCTGATTGCCCGCGCGATGCACCTGCTGGCGCAGCAACAGGGGCTTGAGAATTCGCTCGGCGGCCTGCCGATCATTGCTGCCACCGCCGCACACGGGACGGGTGGGCGCGACGGGCCGGAAAACTATGTGCAGATCGCGCCGGGTGTCGTGCGCCGCCGCCACATCGCGGGGCTCGTGCCGTTCAACGACCAGCTGATGTGCGTGCGGACCAGCGGCCACGCCGTGCGCGAATGGCTCGAACACAGCGCCAGCCTGTTCCACACAATCCAGCCGCGCGACGAAAGCCAGCCGCTGCTCAACCCCGATGTTCCCGCTTTCCAGTACGACACGATCTTCGGCCTGCGCTACCGGATCGACCTGTCGCGCAAACCCGGCGAACGGATCGGCGACATGATGTGCAACGGCATCCCCTTGCGCGACGACGACCGCTTTGCCCTGCTGACCACGCAGTTCCGTGTGGCGGGCGGTGGCAATTATCCCGGCTGCGCGCTGGACGATATCCTGCACCATGATCTGGGCGATCTGCCGCGCGCGCTGGCGTTCGTTCTGCGCACCGACCCCGCCGATCCGTGGTCA
- the nudC gene encoding NAD(+) diphosphatase, translated as MRIAENVTFGGSGLDRAGDIRGDAQALAAARRDPAATTMVLWRGKPLISMDRPAHLARIALDHPALAGARDPAILLGREDGAPVFASDLSHWTPEGLDESALGGFLDPSEQRHPDLPDTLAFAELRRVMTWLNPRDAELAATGKAVWGWHATHRFCARCGSDSDMAEGGWQRRCPSCGASHFPRTDPVVIMLITHGNSVLVGRSPGWPDGMYSLLAGFVEPGETLEAAVRREVMEEAGVQVGEVGYLASQPWPFPASLMMGCWGRATSRDITIDPAEIEDARWISREEMMEISAGDHATILPARKGAIAQFLIENWLADRLD; from the coding sequence ATGAGAATTGCGGAAAATGTGACGTTCGGGGGGTCCGGGCTGGACCGTGCAGGCGATATTCGCGGCGATGCGCAGGCGCTTGCGGCGGCGCGGCGCGATCCGGCAGCCACCACGATGGTGCTGTGGCGGGGCAAGCCGCTGATCTCGATGGACAGGCCGGCGCATCTGGCGCGCATCGCGCTGGACCATCCCGCGCTGGCCGGTGCCCGCGATCCCGCGATCCTGCTGGGCCGCGAGGACGGCGCCCCGGTTTTCGCAAGCGACCTGTCGCACTGGACGCCCGAAGGGTTGGACGAAAGCGCCTTGGGCGGATTCCTTGACCCCAGCGAGCAGCGCCATCCCGATCTGCCCGACACGCTGGCCTTTGCCGAATTGCGACGTGTGATGACGTGGCTGAACCCGCGGGATGCCGAGCTTGCCGCGACGGGCAAGGCCGTGTGGGGCTGGCACGCCACCCACCGGTTCTGCGCCCGCTGCGGCAGCGACAGCGACATGGCCGAGGGCGGATGGCAGCGCCGCTGCCCCAGCTGTGGCGCATCGCATTTTCCGCGCACCGATCCGGTTGTCATCATGTTGATTACGCACGGGAATTCGGTGCTTGTCGGGCGTTCCCCCGGCTGGCCGGACGGAATGTATTCGCTGCTGGCCGGTTTCGTGGAACCCGGCGAGACGCTGGAGGCCGCCGTGCGCCGCGAGGTGATGGAAGAGGCGGGGGTGCAGGTTGGCGAAGTCGGCTATCTGGCGAGCCAGCCCTGGCCGTTTCCCGCGTCCCTGATGATGGGGTGTTGGGGCCGTGCCACCAGCCGCGATATCACGATCGACCCCGCCGAGATCGAGGATGCCCGCTGGATCAGCCGCGAGGAGATGATGGAGATTTCGGCCGGCGATCACGCCACCATCCTGCCCGCCCGCAAAGGCGCGATTGCACAATTTTTGATTGAAAACTGGCTTGCGGATCGACTGGATTAG
- a CDS encoding SRPBCC family protein: MKFSTKEDIEAPIDAVFDMLSEFENFERSAMRRGAEVQRVDTLSAPGVGMMWQVVFDLRGKKRDLEIELITYDRPGEMVFECTSQGLMCLMSIECMALSRSRTRAMIALDIKPLNLSARLLVQSLKLAKTSLTKKYKLRVAEYAKTLEDRYNRTA; this comes from the coding sequence ATGAAATTCTCTACCAAGGAAGACATCGAAGCACCGATTGATGCGGTTTTCGACATGCTGAGCGAATTCGAAAACTTCGAGCGGTCTGCCATGCGCCGGGGGGCCGAGGTACAGCGGGTCGATACGCTGAGCGCGCCGGGCGTGGGCATGATGTGGCAGGTGGTGTTCGATCTACGCGGCAAGAAGCGTGATCTGGAAATCGAGTTGATCACCTACGACCGGCCCGGCGAGATGGTGTTCGAATGTACGTCGCAGGGTTTGATGTGCCTGATGTCGATCGAATGCATGGCCCTGTCGCGCAGCCGCACCCGTGCGATGATCGCGCTGGATATCAAGCCGCTGAACCTGTCGGCGCGGTTGCTGGTGCAATCGCTGAAGCTGGCCAAGACGTCGCTCACGAAGAAATACAAACTGCGGGTGGCGGAATACGCCAAGACGCTGGAAGACCGCTACAACCGCACCGCCTGA
- a CDS encoding prephenate dehydratase gives MSANKAPRIAFQGAMGAYSHEACLQARPDGIPVPCATFEGVLRAVREGRADLAMLPVENTTYGRVADIHRLLPQSGMHIIEEAFVRVRIALMAKPGVTLDQIKHVRAHLVLLPQARSFLEARGITWEAAADSAGAAEELAAGGAADQGVLASAVAAQIHGLDVLADGIEDLDHNTTRFLLMAPDIDNTRRGDRMMTTFVFEVRNIPAALYKAMGGFATNGVNMTKLESYMVGGSFTATQFYADIEGHPDDPAVKRALDELGYFTNMLDILGVYPAHPGRWDIPA, from the coding sequence ATGAGTGCGAACAAAGCCCCGCGCATCGCCTTTCAGGGGGCCATGGGTGCCTATAGCCACGAAGCCTGCCTGCAGGCACGGCCAGACGGTATTCCGGTGCCCTGCGCCACATTCGAAGGTGTGCTGCGGGCCGTGCGCGAAGGGCGGGCCGATCTGGCCATGCTTCCGGTCGAAAATACCACCTACGGGCGCGTTGCCGATATTCACCGGCTGTTGCCCCAAAGCGGTATGCACATCATCGAAGAGGCGTTTGTGCGGGTGCGCATTGCGCTGATGGCAAAACCCGGCGTTACTCTGGACCAGATCAAACATGTGCGCGCGCATCTGGTGCTCTTGCCGCAGGCCCGCAGTTTTCTCGAAGCGCGTGGCATCACGTGGGAAGCGGCCGCTGACAGCGCCGGTGCCGCCGAAGAGCTGGCTGCGGGCGGTGCCGCCGATCAGGGCGTGCTGGCCAGCGCGGTCGCCGCGCAGATTCACGGACTCGACGTGCTCGCCGACGGGATCGAGGATCTCGACCACAACACCACCCGATTTCTGCTGATGGCGCCTGACATCGACAACACCCGCCGCGGTGACCGCATGATGACCACCTTCGTCTTCGAAGTGCGCAACATCCCCGCCGCGCTCTACAAGGCGATGGGCGGCTTTGCCACCAACGGTGTGAACATGACCAAGCTCGAGAGCTATATGGTGGGCGGGTCCTTCACCGCGACGCAGTTCTACGCTGACATCGAAGGGCATCCCGACGATCCGGCGGTCAAACGCGCGCTGGACGAACTGGGATATTTCACCAATATGCTCGATATTCTGGGCGTTTACCCGGCACATCCGGGCCGCTGGGACATTCCGGCCTAG
- a CDS encoding cytochrome c family protein yields the protein MVTKVAAGVLGAWLVLLLGKWAGEEMYHAELHGEPSYSIEVASDEPEEEVEEVPFEELMAAADIDDGAKVFRKCSACHKVEPGANGAGPYLHGVVGRDIATADGFSYSGALSEKDGEWDVAALNGFLEKPSDWAPGTSMGFSGLNKPEDRANVIAYLDSLDD from the coding sequence ATGGTTACCAAAGTTGCCGCTGGCGTTCTGGGCGCGTGGCTTGTTCTGCTGCTGGGCAAATGGGCCGGCGAGGAAATGTATCACGCCGAACTGCATGGCGAGCCGTCCTATTCGATCGAAGTGGCGTCGGATGAGCCCGAAGAAGAGGTCGAAGAGGTGCCGTTCGAAGAACTGATGGCCGCCGCCGACATCGACGATGGTGCAAAAGTGTTCCGCAAATGCTCTGCCTGCCACAAGGTCGAGCCCGGCGCGAATGGCGCTGGTCCCTATCTGCACGGTGTTGTCGGCCGCGATATCGCTACCGCCGACGGCTTCAGCTACTCCGGTGCCCTGTCCGAAAAGGACGGTGAATGGGATGTGGCCGCACTCAACGGCTTTCTTGAAAAGCCATCCGACTGGGCACCCGGTACGTCGATGGGTTTCAGCGGTTTGAACAAGCCCGAGGACCGCGCCAACGTCATCGCCTATCTCGACAGCCTGGACGACTGA
- a CDS encoding extracellular solute-binding protein has product MMQPRAQTLPRSRPLWSGLMVLAAAVGIGTAAAADGHETIIESHGYSFYGDLKYPADYTHFDYVNPDAPKGGEISLPFVGTLDSMNPYSGKGRAHLFSIFAYESLLGESPAQDGLPADVYGEAYCLLCETLEYPEDKSWVQFNMRKDATFSDGTPVTAHDIAFSHNLLLDEGLQSYANAVRKRIPKVEVIDDHTIKFYFAEGISRRSLIEQVGGVPVWPSKWMKENGVGLKDSWLDSPPGSGAYVISDVDLSRNITLTRNPDYWGKDLPINKGRFNFDTIRLEIISDDTASFEAFKSGLYTFRREGDSKKWAAGYEFPKVTNGFIKKEELLDGSPPTPSGVIFNLGREVLQDRDVRKAISLMFNFEWTNESLQYGLFEQRTSFSEGTPVMAQGVPEGAELEILTSLGDLAPPDMLSDEVVMPHTSSAARLLDRRNARAAQKLLDDAGWEVVNGQRQKDGKPLKLSFLFNSTASPTVTAAIENFVSNLTSIGIDVALEKVDSSQYTTRERARDYDMVYDAYAAFLGTGTGLAQYYGSEAAEYSLFNPAGLASPMVDAIIEASLAAETREEEQAAMTALDRALRYEFFMIPMWYNPVTWVVYYDQYNHPETQPPYATGHLDYWWYDEEKAQKLRDAGVLR; this is encoded by the coding sequence ATGATGCAGCCCCGTGCCCAAACCCTGCCCCGGTCCAGACCGCTTTGGTCGGGTCTCATGGTTCTTGCCGCCGCTGTCGGGATCGGCACAGCGGCAGCCGCAGACGGACACGAGACCATCATCGAGAGCCACGGGTATTCGTTTTACGGGGATCTGAAGTATCCCGCGGATTACACCCATTTCGACTATGTGAACCCCGATGCCCCGAAGGGCGGTGAGATTTCGCTGCCCTTCGTGGGCACGCTTGATTCGATGAACCCCTATTCGGGCAAGGGGCGCGCGCATCTGTTTTCGATCTTTGCCTACGAGAGCCTTTTGGGCGAATCGCCCGCGCAGGACGGTCTGCCCGCCGATGTTTACGGCGAGGCCTATTGCCTGCTGTGCGAAACGCTGGAGTACCCCGAGGACAAATCCTGGGTGCAGTTCAATATGCGCAAGGACGCGACGTTTTCGGACGGCACGCCCGTCACGGCGCATGACATCGCGTTTTCGCACAACCTGCTGCTGGACGAGGGGCTGCAATCCTACGCCAATGCGGTGCGCAAGCGCATCCCCAAGGTCGAGGTCATCGACGACCACACGATCAAGTTCTATTTCGCGGAAGGCATTTCGCGGCGCAGCCTGATCGAACAGGTGGGCGGCGTGCCGGTGTGGCCGTCGAAGTGGATGAAGGAAAACGGTGTCGGTCTGAAGGACAGCTGGCTCGACAGCCCTCCGGGGTCGGGGGCCTATGTCATTTCGGATGTCGATCTGAGCCGCAACATCACGCTGACCCGCAACCCCGATTACTGGGGCAAGGACCTGCCGATCAACAAGGGGCGTTTCAACTTCGACACGATCCGGCTCGAGATCATCAGCGACGATACCGCGTCTTTCGAGGCCTTCAAATCCGGGCTCTATACCTTCCGCCGCGAGGGTGACTCCAAGAAATGGGCGGCGGGATACGAGTTCCCGAAGGTGACCAACGGCTTCATCAAGAAGGAAGAATTGCTCGACGGGTCGCCCCCCACGCCTTCGGGGGTGATCTTCAACCTTGGCCGCGAGGTGCTGCAGGACCGTGACGTGCGCAAGGCCATTTCGCTGATGTTCAACTTCGAATGGACCAACGAATCCCTGCAATACGGATTGTTCGAGCAGCGCACGTCGTTTTCCGAAGGCACTCCCGTGATGGCACAGGGCGTGCCGGAAGGGGCCGAGCTGGAAATATTGACGTCGCTGGGTGATCTGGCGCCGCCGGACATGCTGAGCGATGAGGTAGTGATGCCGCACACCTCCAGCGCCGCGCGCCTGCTGGACCGTCGCAACGCGCGTGCGGCGCAGAAACTGCTCGACGATGCGGGATGGGAAGTGGTGAACGGCCAGCGCCAGAAGGACGGCAAGCCGCTCAAGCTGAGCTTCCTGTTCAATTCGACCGCGTCCCCGACCGTCACGGCGGCAATCGAGAATTTCGTGTCCAACCTGACGTCCATCGGCATTGATGTCGCGTTGGAGAAAGTCGACAGTTCGCAATACACCACCCGCGAGCGGGCCCGCGATTATGACATGGTTTATGATGCCTATGCCGCGTTTCTGGGCACGGGCACGGGTCTGGCCCAATACTATGGATCAGAGGCGGCGGAATATTCGCTGTTCAACCCCGCCGGATTGGCCAGCCCGATGGTCGATGCGATCATCGAGGCATCGCTGGCGGCAGAAACCCGCGAGGAAGAGCAGGCGGCCATGACCGCGCTGGACCGTGCGCTGCGCTATGAATTCTTCATGATCCCGATGTGGTACAACCCTGTGACATGGGTGGTTTATTACGATCAGTACAACCACCCCGAAACCCAACCGCCATATGCCACTGGTCATCTCGACTACTGGTGGTATGACGAAGAAAAGGCGCAAAAACTGCGCGACGCAGGCGTGTTGAGGTAA
- a CDS encoding microcin C ABC transporter permease YejB, giving the protein MGSYILRRLLLIIPTLFGIMLVNFALVQFVPGGPVEQAIARAQGGGDVFGGFAGTNNDGGDDALSQSASSEYVGARGLPPEFIEELEREFGFDKPPVERFFTMLGNYVMFDFGESYFRSISVIDLIKEKLPVSITLGLWSTLIAYLVSIPLGIKKAVKDGSRFDTWTSGAIIAAYAIPGFLFAVLLLVLFVPANCFRIPGLADIWENGATFNPTCYELFPLRGLTSENFDQLSAWGKVKDYVWHITLPVLASTISAFATLTLLTKNSFLDEIKKHYVMTARAKGLSERKVLYGHVFRNAMLIVIAGFPAVFIGVFFGSSLIIETLFSLDGLGRLGFEAAVARDYPIVFGTLFIFGLIGLVVGILSDLMYVLVDPRIDFEKREG; this is encoded by the coding sequence ATGGGCAGCTACATTCTTCGGCGGCTATTGCTGATCATACCGACGTTGTTCGGGATCATGCTGGTCAACTTTGCGCTGGTGCAATTCGTGCCCGGCGGTCCGGTCGAGCAGGCCATTGCCCGTGCGCAGGGCGGCGGTGATGTGTTCGGCGGGTTTGCGGGCACCAACAACGACGGTGGCGACGACGCGCTGTCGCAAAGTGCCAGCAGCGAATATGTCGGAGCCCGTGGTCTGCCGCCAGAGTTCATCGAAGAGCTGGAACGCGAGTTCGGGTTCGACAAACCGCCGGTCGAGCGGTTTTTCACGATGCTGGGCAACTACGTGATGTTCGATTTCGGAGAGAGCTATTTCAGGTCGATCTCTGTCATCGACCTGATCAAGGAAAAGCTGCCGGTGTCGATCACGCTGGGGCTTTGGTCCACGCTGATTGCCTATCTCGTGTCGATCCCGCTGGGCATCAAGAAGGCGGTCAAGGACGGGTCGCGGTTTGACACATGGACATCCGGGGCGATCATCGCGGCCTACGCGATCCCGGGCTTCTTGTTCGCGGTGCTTTTGCTGGTGCTGTTCGTGCCCGCCAACTGTTTTCGCATTCCGGGGCTTGCCGACATCTGGGAAAACGGAGCCACGTTCAACCCTACCTGCTACGAGCTCTTCCCGCTGCGCGGTCTGACGTCGGAGAATTTCGATCAGCTGAGCGCGTGGGGCAAGGTTAAGGACTATGTCTGGCACATCACATTGCCGGTGCTGGCCTCGACCATATCGGCGTTCGCCACGCTGACGCTGCTGACCAAGAACAGCTTTCTCGACGAGATTAAGAAGCATTACGTGATGACCGCCCGCGCCAAGGGTCTGTCGGAGCGCAAGGTGCTGTACGGCCACGTGTTCCGCAACGCGATGCTGATCGTCATCGCGGGCTTTCCTGCGGTGTTCATCGGGGTTTTCTTCGGCTCCAGCCTGATTATCGAGACGCTGTTCAGCCTTGATGGCCTCGGGCGGCTGGGGTTCGAGGCAGCGGTCGCACGGGATTATCCGATCGTGTTCGGCACGCTGTTCATTTTCGGGCTGATCGGGCTGGTGGTCGGCATCCTGTCGGACCTGATGTACGTGCTGGTGGATCCGCGTATCGACTTTGAGAAGAGAGAAGGCTGA
- a CDS encoding ABC transporter permease translates to MWLSPLNQRRWRNFTRNRRAYWSLWIFAVLFTLSLFAEFLANDKPILIQYRGAYYTPIFQFYPETEFGGDFRTEAAYRDPEVRCLVATGGLDLCFDDPEGYLEDAQDGVVEGEEIAQGWMIWPLIPYSFDTPVDRPGAAPLPPNGENWLGTDYTKRDVLARVIHGFRLSILFTLLVTGLSTVIGIIAGAVQGFFGGWLDLIFQRIIEIWTSTPSLYVIIIMFAILGRSFWLLVFLLVLFSWTSLVGVVRAEFLRARNLEYVRAARALGVSNTTIMFRHMLPNAMVATLTMLPFLITGAISSLAVLDYLGFGLPASAPSLGELTLQAKQNLQAPWLAFTAFFTFAIMLSLLVFIFEGVRDAFDPRKTFS, encoded by the coding sequence ATGTGGCTGTCGCCGCTCAACCAGCGCCGCTGGCGCAACTTCACGCGCAACCGGCGGGCCTATTGGTCGCTGTGGATTTTCGCGGTGCTTTTCACGCTGTCGCTGTTTGCCGAGTTTCTGGCCAACGACAAGCCGATCCTGATCCAGTATCGCGGCGCCTATTACACACCGATTTTCCAGTTCTATCCCGAAACCGAATTCGGCGGGGATTTCCGGACCGAGGCAGCCTACCGCGATCCCGAGGTGCGCTGCCTTGTGGCGACGGGCGGGCTGGACCTGTGCTTTGACGATCCCGAGGGGTATCTGGAGGACGCGCAGGACGGTGTGGTCGAAGGCGAAGAGATCGCGCAGGGCTGGATGATCTGGCCGCTGATCCCCTATAGTTTCGACACGCCGGTGGACCGCCCCGGTGCAGCACCGCTGCCGCCCAACGGCGAAAACTGGCTGGGCACGGATTACACGAAACGCGACGTGCTGGCGCGGGTGATCCACGGTTTCCGGCTGTCGATCCTGTTCACGCTGCTGGTCACCGGTCTGTCGACGGTGATCGGGATCATCGCGGGCGCGGTGCAGGGGTTTTTTGGCGGGTGGCTGGACCTTATATTCCAGCGCATCATCGAAATATGGACATCAACGCCGTCGCTGTATGTGATCATCATTATGTTTGCCATTCTGGGGCGAAGTTTCTGGCTGCTGGTCTTTTTGCTGGTGCTGTTCAGTTGGACGTCATTGGTGGGCGTGGTGCGGGCGGAATTTCTGCGAGCGCGGAACCTTGAATACGTGCGGGCGGCCCGTGCGCTGGGCGTCAGCAACACCACGATCATGTTCCGCCACATGCTGCCCAACGCGATGGTGGCGACGCTGACCATGCTACCGTTTCTCATTACCGGTGCCATCTCCTCGCTGGCGGTTCTGGACTATCTGGGCTTTGGCCTGCCCGCATCGGCCCCGTCGCTGGGTGAGCTGACGTTGCAGGCGAAACAGAATCTGCAGGCGCCGTGGCTGGCGTTCACCGCGTTCTTCACCTTTGCGATCATGCTGTCGCTGCTGGTGTTCATTTTCGAAGGGGTCCGCGATGCGTTCGATCCCAGAAAGACGTTTTCGTGA
- a CDS encoding ABC transporter ATP-binding protein, giving the protein MADNRLLDVQDLRVSFRQDGKMVPAVKGVSFHVARGETVALVGESGSGKSVSALSTVSLLGETAQVEGSVTYEGQQMIGADEALLRKVRGNDISFIFQEPMTSLNPLHTIDKQLAESLALHQGLTGDAARTRILELLDKVGIVDAESRLGSYPHQLSGGQRQRVMIAMALANKPDVLIADEPTTALDVTIQAQILELLADLKKTEGMGLLFITHDLGVVRRIADRVCVMQQGEIVEQGPTAQIFDDPQHPYTKKLLGAEPEGSPAPVPADAETIAETENLKIWFPIQRGLMRRTVGHVKAVNDATLSVRAGETIGIVGESGSGKTTLALAIMRLIASEGRITFMGDDIRKWSTKQLRRLRKDMQIVFQDPFGSLSPRMTAMQIIAEGLTIHNVDPDRNQRELVRDVMIEVGLDPATMDRYPHEFSGGQRQRIAIARAMVLRPRLLVLDEPTSALDMTVQVQIVDLLRSLQVKYGLAYLFISHDLKVVRAMSHRVMVMKRGDVVEYGDVNDLYDNPRTDYTRTLLQAAT; this is encoded by the coding sequence ATGGCAGACAATCGGCTTCTGGACGTGCAGGATTTGCGCGTGTCCTTCCGGCAGGATGGCAAGATGGTGCCCGCCGTTAAAGGCGTGTCGTTCCATGTGGCGCGGGGTGAAACCGTGGCTTTGGTCGGCGAGAGCGGGTCTGGCAAATCGGTGTCGGCGTTGTCGACCGTCAGCCTTCTGGGGGAAACCGCGCAGGTCGAAGGGTCGGTGACCTATGAAGGCCAGCAGATGATCGGCGCCGATGAGGCGTTGCTGCGCAAGGTCCGCGGCAACGACATCAGCTTTATCTTTCAGGAGCCGATGACGTCGCTGAACCCTTTGCACACCATCGACAAGCAACTGGCCGAAAGCCTCGCGCTGCATCAGGGTCTGACCGGCGATGCCGCGCGGACGCGTATTCTCGAGCTGCTCGACAAGGTGGGGATCGTGGATGCCGAAAGCCGATTGGGCAGCTATCCGCACCAGCTGTCGGGCGGGCAACGCCAGCGCGTGATGATCGCGATGGCGCTGGCCAACAAGCCTGACGTGCTGATTGCGGATGAACCGACGACGGCGCTGGACGTGACCATTCAGGCGCAAATCCTTGAACTGCTGGCCGATCTGAAAAAGACCGAAGGCATGGGGCTGTTGTTCATCACACACGATCTGGGCGTGGTGCGCCGCATTGCGGACCGGGTGTGCGTGATGCAGCAGGGCGAGATTGTCGAACAGGGCCCCACGGCGCAGATTTTCGACGATCCGCAGCATCCCTATACCAAAAAGCTGCTCGGCGCGGAGCCGGAAGGCAGCCCCGCACCGGTGCCCGCCGATGCCGAGACGATTGCCGAGACCGAGAACCTGAAAATCTGGTTCCCGATCCAGCGCGGATTGATGCGCCGGACGGTCGGCCACGTCAAAGCCGTGAACGATGCCACGCTGAGCGTGCGGGCCGGCGAAACCATCGGGATTGTGGGCGAAAGTGGTTCGGGGAAAACGACGCTGGCGCTGGCGATCATGCGGCTGATCGCCTCCGAAGGGCGCATCACCTTCATGGGCGATGATATTCGCAAATGGTCGACCAAGCAGCTTCGGCGCTTGCGCAAGGACATGCAGATCGTGTTTCAGGACCCCTTTGGCAGCCTGAGCCCGCGGATGACGGCGATGCAGATCATCGCGGAGGGTTTGACCATTCACAATGTCGATCCGGACCGCAACCAGCGTGAGTTGGTGCGCGATGTGATGATCGAGGTGGGGCTGGACCCGGCCACGATGGACCGCTATCCGCACGAATTTTCCGGCGGCCAACGCCAGCGGATCGCCATTGCGCGGGCCATGGTGCTGCGACCGCGCCTGTTGGTGCTGGACGAGCCGACATCGGCGTTGGACATGACGGTGCAGGTGCAAATCGTCGACCTTTTGCGGTCCTTGCAAGTCAAATACGGACTTGCCTATCTTTTCATCAGCCATGACTTAAAAGTTGTGCGTGCTATGTCTCATCGTGTGATGGTGATGAAACGCGGCGATGTGGTGGAATATGGCGACGTGAACGATTTGTACGACAACCCCAGGACGGACTATACCCGTACCCTGCTACAGGCGGCCACGTGA